Below is a window of Sulfurisphaera ohwakuensis DNA.
AGGAGAAGGATTCGGTGAAAGAAGCTTATCAAGTTACGTATTATTTAAATGAAAGAGAGTATAAGGGTGTTGAGGAACTTTTAAAGTGGAATATACCCGTTAAATTTCTCACATTCGATGAGGAAAGAGAGACTAATATAAAGGGGAAGAACATTAACGTATTGAAGATCTGGAAGTGGTTATTGAACAATAAATAGTGTAGTACAACTTGATCTTAAAACTATAAAAACTTTTACGTAACTTTCAAATTGCCTCTATCTAATATTTTATGTTAACTAGTATTTATTTTGGAAATTGGACATTCCTTAATTCTCTCATAAAAACTACATTCTCTGTTAAGATAACTAATTGTGATTTGATCTACCTAAAGTAGAAACTTTATGATGTAAGCGTTGACTCCTAAGTTCTGAAATTCTCATAAAATACTGCTTAAATTATGTTTGAAGGGTAATAATATACATGAAGTATTGCGAAGTTAGAGAAAGTCTTAAGGTCTTAAAGGCATGTTTTCCTAGTCAAAACTTATTTTGCACTTCCTAATAGTCCTACCAACAATAAATTTACCATAAGGTAACTCAAGTACTGCACCATATTTCCTTATCTCTTTACTCCAACTTTCTATTTTTTCATAAGCATTTATCTCATCATATGCGACACAGTAGGCTATAGATACCGTTTGCCCCTACACCTTCATTTCAATCATTTTATCTTCAATCATGATCTGGTGTAGGGACTTAGCCCTCAACCACCTACCAAGCTTAACGGTAAGTGGGTCATGGGACTCCTTAGAGCCCAACGGCACGGGGCTCACATCTCCAGCCCTCCTCAGCAAGTTATACAAAGCTACAACATCCCTATGCCACCTCTCTTTACCAATCTCACAAACACCAACCCTTGGGGCATTGCCCCCATCGGGTTGGTAAACGATTTTTGACCCGTGGACTGGGCAAGTTGAAGAAGTGTAAGAGGGATTAACCAAAATTACTGGAACACCGAATTCCCTAGCCTTCTCCACAACGGCATTCTTCATGGAAGAAAACGCTGAACGATAAATCCTCAACCTAAGTTGAGAGTCCCTCACGTCCTTAACCATGTGTTCTGGAGTATTTCTCGGCAAGTCCTCAAGAACTATAGCACTCCCACTCTCAAACGCCTCCATAACAACAAGCTTAGCAAACTTCCTTCTAACATCCACCTTCTTATCCCCCTCCCTCAACTTCCTCAATTTTCTCTTAACATCCCTATCCTTAGTTGACCTCCCAGTAGTAATTTTCCTCCTCCTATACTCATAGCCCAAGGTGATTTTCTTGGTGTTAGTCTCTAAAAGGATCGGTTTTCCATCAACTAATACAGAGACCGAATTCTCATTAAGATCAATTGGGATAAATACTTTAGGCTCGTAAGGTTTAGGCTCGTCCTTCTTAAAGATGATGTAGAGTTCTACTACGTTACCCTTCAATAGCTTAAACCTAGCCTCACTTGCAATCCTCCAACCTTGATTGTAATACCTCCAAAATATTTTGGGGAAGAGTGGAGATAGGTAAACCCTACCTCGTTTTGTAGCTATCGAGATTTTATCAAGGCTAAACTTCCATAAATGATCATCAAGATGTACAGTCACTCTCCTTATTATAGGTCTGTCAGTGTAAGCCCTACCCCTCCCCTTCATCTTCTCAAAACTATCTAACCTCTCACTTGCGTCTTCGCAAGCAGTGTAAATGTAGTGCGATGGTAAGTCCTTGTGTTTCTCCCTTTCCTCTTTATAAATCCCAGCTTTAATCCTAGTGAAGGATGTAGTTTTTCTTGTTAGCCCGTATTCTATAGCATCATGTAATACCTCACTATACTCTTCCTCAACTTCCTTGAGCTTGTTGTAAGTCTTGTAGTCTACTTTAACCCTCAACTTTACTGTCCTCTCCACTTAATTCACCTATCAGGTTTTTTACACCTTGCACAAATAACGTCTTCTTATGACTCCTCATACCGTAGATCTTCCCAGCGAATGAGGTTATGATTGAGATTAAGTCTTCTACAAGTTCCTGTGTTGCTTCCTTGGATTCTTCACCGAGTACTACCTCTATCCTAACTCCTATAGCTGAAAAGAACTCCTCCAGGTACTCAAAGCCGAAACGTGTTAGCCTATCCTTGTATGTTATTAGTACGACGTCCACACTCTTCCCTTCTACTAGTTTAAATAGTTTTAGTAGTCCCTTCCTCTGGGTGTTCAGCCCGCTGGCAATGTCCTTCAAGACTTCAACTACTTTGTAACCCTTTGCTGTTGCATAGTTTGTTAGGTAGTTTATTTGCTTCTCCAAATCTTCTTTTTGGTCTGCCGAGGAGACCCTAGCATAGATTACTGCCCTAGTTTCCTCCCTCCTCTCCAAGTATTTCTTTACCTCACTGTAGGGTATCCTATACTTCCCACCCTCAGTCATTACTGCCCTTATTTTACCTTCCCTAATCCATCGTAGGAGTGTTGAGTATGATATGCCGAGTAGTTGGCAAGCCTCCTTAGGTCTTAATAGCCTCTCCACAAATTTAGTTGACAATAAACGAATATAAAAAGATTTCTATTAACATGAAAAAGAATTCAGCCCCATTAAAACGGTTCCTAGTGCTAGGTTATTTTCAAATTCTGTATTTGTCATTATGACAGTATCAAGATGAATGTTCGTATCTTTAAGAAACCTTAGCCTGCTTTCACTAAAGTTTAATCCTTTTGCTTTATCCTTTACAATAATTAATACATCCAAATCTGAATCCTTCTTATATTTACCTATAACTCTGCTACCAAAGAATATTATTGAGAGGACTCCCTCTTTTCTTAGCAAAAGTGTTGCTTTTCTAAATAATTCCATATTTTCTAAGATAATTCTCTGCAATTCTAATCACCTCATCAGAATATTTTATTCCTTGTACACACATCTCTTCGGTAACAAATTCTTCTGGAGTGGTTACACTATTTCCATTAAAGAATGGATATCTAGACATGTTCCACGCACCAGAAAGATAATCTAATGCATTCAAAATTATGTCAAGATCTTCTCCAAGATCCTGTAAATTGTTTGAAGCTTCTGCTATAATATCATATTCTTTCTTATATATCAATTTTACTTCTAACATAGCTTTTACACTTTTTTCCACAGACTGTTGAGAGTAAAAGAAGCATTCCGGATAATCTTTAAGTTCTAAAGCTCTCTTAGCCCTAATATTATCCTTTTTCGCTATATTTAAGAAAGCCCTAGCATATTCTCTGAACTTTGGTAGAATCACAAAAAACTTTCAAAGTTAAAGAATAAATCTTTTGAGAAACATTTAGCATCAATAATGACATAACATAAACAAAGCCTCTTTTTCTCCAACAACTTTCAAATGAAGGGTAATATCTATCACATTCTATTCATATGTATTATGCAAGGAAAGTATTACATGAAATGAAAATATAAATGATAAAACTTATAAATAAAATTCTTGTGATTTTTAATCGAATTACAAACGTTTTAAATATAGTAAAAATTTTATAATAAGTAGTCTTCGAATTTATGTTAGTAGTAGTACCGAAAAAGCTTAGTTTACAATATCCAAGTAAGATAATATCTGATGTTAAACTGTATTGTCTATACACTCTCAT
It encodes the following:
- a CDS encoding HEPN domain-containing protein gives rise to the protein MILPKFREYARAFLNIAKKDNIRAKRALELKDYPECFFYSQQSVEKSVKAMLEVKLIYKKEYDIIAEASNNLQDLGEDLDIILNALDYLSGAWNMSRYPFFNGNSVTTPEEFVTEEMCVQGIKYSDEVIRIAENYLRKYGII
- a CDS encoding IS607 family transposase, whose product is MERLLRPKEACQLLGISYSTLLRWIREGKIRAVMTEGGKYRIPYSEVKKYLERREETRAVIYARVSSADQKEDLEKQINYLTNYATAKGYKVVEVLKDIASGLNTQRKGLLKLFKLVEGKSVDVVLITYKDRLTRFGFEYLEEFFSAIGVRIEVVLGEESKEATQELVEDLISIITSFAGKIYGMRSHKKTLFVQGVKNLIGELSGEDSKVEG
- a CDS encoding RNA-guided endonuclease InsQ/TnpB family protein, giving the protein MERTVKLRVKVDYKTYNKLKEVEEEYSEVLHDAIEYGLTRKTTSFTRIKAGIYKEEREKHKDLPSHYIYTACEDASERLDSFEKMKGRGRAYTDRPIIRRVTVHLDDHLWKFSLDKISIATKRGRVYLSPLFPKIFWRYYNQGWRIASEARFKLLKGNVVELYIIFKKDEPKPYEPKVFIPIDLNENSVSVLVDGKPILLETNTKKITLGYEYRRRKITTGRSTKDRDVKRKLRKLREGDKKVDVRRKFAKLVVMEAFESGSAIVLEDLPRNTPEHMVKDVRDSQLRLRIYRSAFSSMKNAVVEKAREFGVPVILVNPSYTSSTCPVHGSKIVYQPDGGNAPRVGVCEIGKERWHRDVVALYNLLRRAGDVSPVPLGSKESHDPLTVKLGRWLRAKSLHQIMIEDKMIEMKV